One genomic window of Leptospira perdikensis includes the following:
- a CDS encoding prepilin-type cleavage/methylation domain-containing protein: MRKPNLSKNIRSAFTLFEVTIAMAMAAMVMTYTYSLIAEGISYQKKAVLLANAVHLAKIKMAQVDSSTTMQTDTSRGSIEAFPGYTFETEIKEEEMDLLKLAGGPNAEALRNKAPKDMLGDKDVGFSDLMKKRGQKKSFETGGVLKVFRVKVSIFYLDGNKKETYSVETFRSTKY, translated from the coding sequence ATGCGAAAACCCAACCTAAGTAAAAATATCCGTTCGGCATTTACTCTCTTTGAAGTCACCATTGCTATGGCTATGGCAGCGATGGTAATGACATATACTTATTCTCTTATAGCAGAGGGAATTTCTTATCAGAAAAAGGCTGTTTTACTTGCCAATGCAGTTCATTTGGCCAAAATCAAAATGGCACAAGTGGATTCTTCCACTACCATGCAAACTGATACCTCTCGGGGTTCGATCGAAGCTTTTCCTGGTTATACCTTTGAAACAGAAATCAAAGAAGAAGAAATGGACTTACTCAAACTAGCTGGTGGTCCGAATGCAGAAGCACTACGTAATAAAGCACCAAAAGATATGTTAGGTGATAAGGATGTAGGTTTTAGTGATTTAATGAAAAAAAGAGGCCAGAAAAAAAGTTTTGAAACAGGTGGAGTATTAAAAGTTTTCCGGGTGAAAGTTTCTATTTTTTATTTGGATGGGAACAAAAAAGAAACATATAGTGTGGAAACATTCCGGAGTACAAAATACTAA
- a CDS encoding type II secretion system F family protein yields MPLFTYVAFNRKGKEEKNIIDAPNLQAARNKLKAKGLYVRSIQEDREKEERELFPFLSKLLYRIPRKEVGLFCKQLGTLIGAGIPLDKCLLSIIDQVENIYFKKVLIEMRADITEGMSLSESMKKHKTVFPDQYPSLISVGESTGNYENTLHRLAELEEKSSELKSKVQVAMIYPMIMGLLSLGVSIFLLVVVIPQIEQLFASFDAKLPLLTRSVIFLSYVLTNYWFFILGALAGGLLGFMKWKSSGEGKKVWDKFLLGLPVIGTLLRKILVSNFARNLSILLMNRVPLIVSLNIVSDVVGHTVFKEEIDSAIIKIKEGGKLSDSLQGSQVLPQMVLGMLSAGEASDKVPEMMNKLSEIYESEVDTAIKSLTQSLEPMMIIVMGGIIFTIMAAIMTPMYKLTQEIQGM; encoded by the coding sequence ATGCCACTCTTTACTTACGTTGCATTCAATCGAAAGGGCAAAGAAGAAAAGAATATCATAGATGCGCCTAATTTGCAGGCGGCACGGAACAAGCTAAAGGCGAAGGGTCTTTATGTTCGCTCCATTCAAGAAGACCGTGAAAAAGAAGAAAGAGAACTATTTCCATTTTTATCTAAGTTATTATACCGAATCCCAAGAAAGGAAGTCGGATTATTTTGTAAACAGTTAGGAACTCTGATTGGTGCAGGGATTCCTCTTGATAAATGTTTACTTTCTATCATTGACCAAGTGGAAAATATCTATTTCAAAAAAGTTTTGATAGAGATGCGAGCGGACATTACGGAAGGAATGAGTCTTTCTGAGTCCATGAAAAAACACAAAACAGTTTTCCCTGACCAGTATCCCAGTTTGATTTCTGTGGGTGAGTCAACGGGTAATTATGAAAACACCTTGCACCGGTTAGCGGAGTTGGAAGAGAAATCTTCAGAATTAAAATCCAAAGTCCAAGTGGCGATGATTTATCCCATGATTATGGGTTTACTTTCTCTCGGTGTTTCTATATTCCTTCTCGTTGTGGTGATCCCACAAATTGAACAACTATTTGCTTCATTTGATGCAAAATTACCTCTACTCACAAGAAGTGTAATTTTTTTATCCTATGTGTTAACCAACTATTGGTTTTTTATTTTAGGGGCTTTGGCCGGTGGCCTTCTTGGATTTATGAAATGGAAAAGTTCGGGGGAAGGTAAAAAAGTTTGGGACAAATTTTTACTTGGCCTTCCGGTGATTGGAACTTTGTTACGTAAGATCCTTGTTTCCAATTTTGCTCGGAATTTATCCATTCTTCTCATGAACCGGGTACCTCTCATCGTGTCTTTGAACATTGTTTCTGATGTTGTGGGCCATACGGTTTTTAAAGAAGAAATTGATAGTGCTATCATTAAAATTAAAGAGGGGGGGAAACTCTCCGACTCCCTACAAGGATCGCAGGTCCTTCCTCAAATGGTACTCGGGATGCTCAGTGCTGGAGAAGCATCCGATAAAGTTCCCGAAATGATGAATAAACTTTCGGAAATCTATGAATCCGAGGTAGACACGGCAATAAAATCTTTGACCCAATCATTAGAACCAATGATGATCATTGTAATGGGTGGAATTATTTTTACAATCATGGCGGCAATTATGACGCCAATGTACAAACTAACTCAAGAAATCCAGGGGATGTAG
- a CDS encoding general secretion pathway protein GspK: protein MVYLLVMAIGTASMFTASKFFEDAATEYRVARSQADGFRAHMLAKAGFMGAVGALKKIPEEVLYQSGLAMDPPPIPLGGGVIYYTMSPEDGKININSLVKIYDDQPNQRTIEMVTRLFYQFGLKREMIFPILDWVDENHQETGGGAEQYYYNRLTPPRKIKNAPFYSLSELLSVKGFDRSVVYESLKPRDYDKNNSKDFMTEEERALRSDKDYVLSNNITAYLPAGDSYDDRININTAPYFVLISLSDFMTKQAAMKILKLKLQKGGYIKELKDLETEPEFQVKTTGDLTLYKELAGEGTDVSGGRIKTKGEVYKITGVGIIKDKVVRKVSGLFDLTNNQMLYYTED, encoded by the coding sequence ATGGTCTATCTCCTGGTGATGGCGATAGGAACTGCCTCTATGTTTACGGCATCTAAATTTTTTGAAGATGCCGCCACTGAATACCGAGTGGCTCGTTCGCAGGCAGACGGATTTCGGGCCCATATGCTTGCAAAGGCCGGGTTTATGGGTGCAGTGGGAGCTTTGAAAAAAATTCCCGAAGAAGTATTGTACCAGTCGGGTCTTGCCATGGATCCACCTCCGATTCCACTCGGGGGAGGAGTCATTTATTACACCATGAGTCCAGAAGATGGAAAAATCAATATCAACTCTCTTGTGAAAATTTATGACGACCAACCCAATCAAAGAACGATTGAAATGGTAACTCGTCTCTTCTATCAATTTGGATTAAAAAGAGAAATGATTTTCCCGATTTTAGATTGGGTTGATGAGAACCATCAGGAGACCGGCGGTGGTGCGGAGCAGTATTACTACAACCGGCTCACTCCCCCAAGAAAGATCAAAAATGCACCATTTTATTCCCTTTCGGAACTCCTAAGTGTCAAAGGATTTGATCGGTCCGTGGTTTATGAAAGTTTAAAACCGAGAGACTATGACAAAAATAACTCTAAGGACTTTATGACAGAGGAGGAAAGGGCCCTTCGTTCCGATAAAGATTATGTGCTCTCGAATAATATTACTGCCTATTTACCTGCGGGTGATTCTTATGATGACCGGATCAATATCAATACGGCACCTTATTTTGTCCTCATTTCTCTTTCCGACTTTATGACCAAACAAGCCGCCATGAAAATTTTGAAACTCAAGTTGCAGAAAGGAGGCTATATTAAAGAATTGAAAGATCTGGAGACGGAGCCAGAATTTCAAGTCAAAACCACAGGGGATCTCACTCTGTATAAGGAACTGGCGGGAGAGGGGACGGATGTCTCTGGTGGGCGAATTAAAACCAAAGGCGAAGTTTATAAAATCACAGGGGTTGGGATTATAAAGGATAAAGTGGTTCGTAAGGTATCTGGTCTATTTGACCTTACCAACAACCAAATGTTATACTATACTGAAGATTAA
- a CDS encoding peptidoglycan DD-metalloendopeptidase family protein gives MSPVVRFDSFFVSCSRFLPPSPDILLVKVLRLVTVSLLVLSGTQIIANPFQKIHSEINETLPGGESGMFRLFGSQSQEAEVHKLFSVGVNTSSEEEEVELASLDLPKYIDVSPVVSNTVVHESGIIIKKYAVQKKDNLSKIARSFSIELAKLKKHNGLNSDQLKIGQVLEVPVQVKNASSSRVVLKKIFILPVPQSRVTSRYGRRVDPFNKYNRVYHTGLDLAAKVGAPVLSSADGEVVFTGRNGGYGNSVTIQHKNGYKTVYAHCSQILVEVGETVKMGRVVALVGRTGTATGAHLHFEVFRNGKIMNPESALSITEKQVTKLPKSEVAGM, from the coding sequence TTGTCTCCAGTGGTTCGTTTTGATTCTTTCTTTGTTTCTTGTTCAAGATTCTTGCCCCCAAGTCCCGATATTCTACTTGTGAAGGTCCTTCGGTTGGTAACAGTTTCCCTTTTGGTTCTATCGGGAACCCAAATTATAGCCAATCCATTTCAAAAAATCCATTCAGAGATTAATGAAACATTACCTGGCGGTGAATCGGGAATGTTTCGTCTTTTCGGCTCTCAATCACAAGAAGCTGAAGTCCACAAACTCTTTTCCGTAGGTGTCAATACTTCTTCCGAAGAAGAAGAAGTGGAACTAGCCTCACTCGACCTTCCCAAATACATCGATGTTTCTCCTGTAGTCAGCAATACAGTGGTCCACGAGTCCGGTATCATTATCAAAAAATATGCAGTCCAAAAGAAGGACAATCTCTCAAAGATTGCTCGTTCCTTTTCCATTGAGTTAGCGAAACTAAAAAAACACAATGGGCTAAACTCTGACCAACTAAAAATTGGTCAGGTTTTGGAAGTCCCAGTGCAAGTGAAGAATGCTTCCTCTTCTCGAGTGGTTCTCAAAAAAATCTTCATTCTGCCAGTTCCGCAAAGCCGAGTGACTTCTCGGTATGGAAGGCGAGTTGATCCTTTCAATAAATACAACCGTGTTTATCATACGGGTCTTGACCTAGCAGCCAAAGTGGGAGCTCCCGTCCTTTCTTCGGCCGACGGAGAAGTGGTTTTTACAGGCCGCAATGGTGGGTACGGAAATTCGGTTACCATCCAACACAAAAACGGTTATAAAACAGTTTACGCCCACTGTTCCCAGATTTTAGTTGAGGTTGGGGAAACGGTGAAGATGGGTCGTGTTGTGGCTCTTGTCGGAAGGACAGGAACGGCAACAGGTGCACATTTGCATTTTGAAGTGTTTCGAAACGGGAAGATTATGAATCCTGAATCGGCTCTTAGCATCACGGAAAAACAAGTCACCAAACTCCCTAAATCTGAAGTAGCCGGAATGTAG
- a CDS encoding general secretion pathway protein GspC produces the protein MNLILQRIQSSQFLTLIPAVLLFSFSLAYLLKLVLLLLFSTETGISAAGNVRPKQMRQEVILAVSTYEDIVTGNLIRGQVYDPNDATKRGADGAPLDPEIAQDNGDDDQMLITGTLSGHWSFARVTIREKQNNDSEEYGTGEMVGGYKIQTIEQHYVVLKKGGLSLRVNIGETPAQAKERIRPKDAAAVSNLGPSSQTVQKVLSREDVNRKLKDPNTIYKNARFGPHLVDGKIEGYKIYQVAKDHVFYSLGARGGDIIKRVNGMPLNETEKMLEIWGSIKQAPKITVDLERQGKIITYEFIIRN, from the coding sequence ATGAATTTAATCCTTCAAAGAATCCAATCGAGTCAATTTTTGACATTGATTCCGGCAGTTTTACTTTTCTCTTTTTCTCTTGCCTATCTGTTAAAACTTGTCCTTTTACTTTTGTTTTCTACAGAAACGGGGATTAGTGCCGCAGGCAATGTCCGACCTAAACAAATGCGCCAAGAAGTCATTTTGGCTGTCAGCACCTATGAAGATATCGTTACCGGAAATTTAATCCGAGGCCAAGTGTATGATCCTAATGATGCCACCAAACGAGGGGCAGATGGGGCTCCACTAGATCCGGAAATTGCTCAAGACAACGGGGATGATGACCAAATGTTGATTACCGGAACTCTTTCGGGTCACTGGTCTTTTGCTCGAGTGACCATCCGGGAAAAACAAAACAACGATTCTGAAGAGTATGGAACTGGTGAAATGGTGGGCGGTTATAAAATCCAAACGATCGAACAACATTACGTGGTATTAAAAAAGGGTGGTCTAAGCCTTCGGGTGAATATCGGCGAAACTCCAGCGCAAGCGAAGGAACGAATCCGGCCGAAAGATGCAGCTGCCGTTTCCAATTTAGGACCTTCCAGCCAAACGGTTCAAAAAGTTCTTTCCCGTGAGGACGTAAATCGCAAATTGAAAGACCCGAATACTATCTATAAAAATGCAAGGTTTGGCCCGCATTTGGTAGACGGAAAGATCGAGGGTTACAAGATCTATCAGGTGGCAAAAGACCATGTGTTTTATTCCCTAGGCGCTCGCGGTGGGGATATTATCAAACGAGTCAATGGAATGCCACTGAACGAAACAGAGAAAATGTTGGAAATTTGGGGTTCGATCAAACAAGCTCCGAAAATTACAGTGGATTTAGAAAGACAAGGCAAAATAATCACATATGAATTTATCATTCGGAATTAA
- a CDS encoding type II secretion system protein GspG has protein sequence MKTKGKHRKIREGLTLIEITVVMLILGSLMAILYSSIGNRGEGEKKLKLKNDSAVLKTALERYLEVYDKYPSEEQGLQALIEKPDDDKIGDDYEPIIREKAVLKDPWKTPYVLKFEGSVPQILTLGEDKKEGGEGKGKDFNILSPDDYPAAFR, from the coding sequence ATGAAAACTAAAGGGAAACACAGAAAGATACGTGAGGGACTTACCCTAATCGAGATTACCGTGGTAATGCTCATTTTAGGGTCTCTTATGGCAATTCTTTACTCCAGTATCGGAAACCGGGGTGAAGGCGAAAAAAAATTGAAACTGAAAAATGATAGCGCCGTTCTCAAAACAGCTCTGGAACGTTACTTAGAAGTGTATGACAAATACCCTTCCGAAGAACAGGGTTTACAAGCTCTCATTGAAAAACCAGACGATGATAAAATCGGTGATGATTACGAACCTATCATCCGTGAAAAGGCAGTTCTAAAAGATCCGTGGAAAACACCATACGTGTTAAAGTTTGAAGGTTCTGTTCCTCAGATTTTAACCTTAGGTGAAGATAAAAAAGAAGGTGGAGAAGGAAAAGGTAAAGACTTTAATATCCTTTCACCGGATGATTACCCGGCAGCTTTCCGATAA
- the gspD gene encoding type II secretion system secretin GspD — MRNRLPIVVLSICLYLIVTPSFSQEKGKPKAKSSPEPASFTADWRDTELKDFLMGMSAIIKRNILIDDAVKGKKITIISQKRVKIEDAYGFMKSVLETQGFGLIEENDLIKVVKIKDALAKSPIVRIGKDPVSESEVSLNKTITQIVPLEFSNAVELEPILKRVTSPDTDIIIPKNQNTLIFSGSTSDINKLLKLVDNLDVRADGPGSISSAGDIHIYTLEYNEAEKLAAILVKLDMPDAPTTPAQGPPGEPGPDGKPTPPPQPVAQQAKVPGKQDKIKAVAHKESNSLIVTATPQEWEEIKKIIKILDTPRKQVLLEVLIVELSSTDLNDFGIDWRYQELAYGQFNTGLAAQGGVIDKNGRPTNVNTLSGFSLGFIRRGGQQIIGILNANSTNENFNVLSAPQILTLDNQEAEINVGQDVPVRTQNRNAGLGGDNAVTVANFEYRPTGIKLKFTPHINKNNRITLDLYQEIKNVAGISSEATGGNPTFNKRDIKTTIVVDNIQTIVIGGLLSNDKQKKVQKIPILGEIPLLGTLFRRTTNQNRKTNLMVFLTPHILDDRDKSDRITIQKKNEQERMVDEREKKLR; from the coding sequence ATGAGAAATCGTCTTCCCATCGTTGTACTCAGTATTTGCCTTTATTTAATAGTCACTCCTAGTTTTTCCCAAGAGAAAGGAAAACCAAAGGCCAAGTCTTCTCCGGAACCGGCAAGTTTTACCGCTGATTGGAGAGATACGGAACTCAAAGACTTCCTTATGGGAATGAGCGCCATCATCAAACGGAACATTCTCATTGATGATGCTGTGAAAGGAAAGAAGATCACCATCATTTCACAAAAAAGAGTGAAAATAGAAGATGCATACGGATTTATGAAATCCGTTTTGGAGACACAAGGTTTTGGTCTTATCGAAGAAAACGATCTCATTAAAGTAGTCAAAATCAAAGATGCACTTGCCAAGTCTCCTATCGTTCGTATCGGTAAGGATCCGGTTTCTGAATCAGAAGTATCCTTAAACAAAACCATTACACAGATTGTTCCCTTAGAGTTTTCGAATGCAGTGGAACTTGAACCAATATTAAAGCGAGTTACGTCTCCTGATACAGACATCATCATTCCTAAAAATCAAAACACTTTGATTTTTTCTGGATCTACATCAGATATTAACAAATTACTTAAGTTAGTTGATAATTTAGATGTTCGAGCGGATGGTCCAGGTTCCATCTCTTCCGCCGGAGATATTCATATTTATACATTAGAATACAATGAAGCAGAAAAATTGGCAGCCATTTTAGTCAAGTTGGATATGCCTGATGCTCCGACGACTCCGGCTCAGGGTCCTCCCGGTGAACCGGGCCCAGATGGGAAACCAACACCACCTCCGCAACCTGTGGCACAACAAGCAAAAGTTCCAGGCAAACAAGATAAAATCAAAGCTGTTGCCCACAAAGAATCCAACTCACTGATTGTGACTGCGACTCCTCAGGAATGGGAAGAAATCAAAAAAATTATTAAAATTTTGGACACACCCAGAAAACAGGTGTTACTTGAGGTTCTGATTGTAGAGTTAAGTTCTACTGATTTAAATGATTTTGGTATCGACTGGCGTTACCAGGAATTGGCATATGGACAGTTTAACACTGGTCTTGCGGCTCAAGGGGGTGTGATTGATAAAAACGGACGACCCACGAACGTAAACACACTTTCTGGTTTTTCACTTGGTTTCATCCGTCGTGGGGGCCAACAAATCATTGGTATTTTAAACGCTAACTCAACAAATGAAAACTTCAATGTATTATCAGCACCTCAGATTTTGACTTTGGACAACCAGGAAGCTGAGATCAATGTGGGGCAAGATGTACCTGTCCGAACCCAGAACCGTAACGCCGGTCTTGGTGGAGACAATGCTGTGACTGTGGCAAACTTTGAATATCGCCCAACAGGGATTAAGTTGAAATTCACTCCACACATTAATAAAAACAATCGTATCACCTTAGATCTTTACCAAGAGATTAAAAACGTTGCAGGAATTTCTTCAGAAGCAACGGGCGGAAACCCAACTTTTAACAAACGAGATATCAAAACAACAATCGTTGTGGACAATATCCAAACGATTGTAATTGGGGGACTACTTTCCAATGACAAACAAAAGAAAGTTCAAAAGATCCCGATTTTAGGGGAGATTCCGCTCCTTGGAACACTTTTTCGTAGAACCACAAACCAAAATCGTAAAACCAATTTGATGGTGTTTTTAACACCGCATATTCTGGACGACCGAGACAAATCGGATCGTATCACCATCCAAAAGAAAAATGAACAAGAAAGGATGGTCGACGAACGAGAAAAGAAACTGCGATGA
- the gspE gene encoding type II secretion system ATPase GspE: MRKSLGQILLEDGILTLKDLEDISKQQEKTNLPITHIIQKKGLASETDILKALSKLHRIEFIDKLEFVANEDVFGKIPLKLVQRSKIVPVSVKGKKVVVATSDPTDLHPMDDMRSFLKGFEIQFVLATENEIMRIIHSQFDKTTAEAKEMMDEMDGSFGDLSDAFESDALDLSNEAPIIKMVNVILSQAVSERASDIHVEPFEKSVVVRYRVDGVLQKVLSPPKSYLAGISTRIKIMSNLNIAENRLPQDGRIKLRLAGKDVDVRVSIIPCQFGERIVMRILNKTDQKYSIETMGFNKEILNDFKELIYRPYGIILVTGPTGSGKSTTLYSALSEINTEERNIITCEDPVEYQMDGISQMQMNDKIGLTFAAGLRSILRQDPDVVMVGEIRDEETARIAIQASLTGHLVFSTLHTNDASAAVTRLVDMGIEPYLITSSVLGFMAQRLVRVICKDCKTSYKPTDKDLAGLGIQRKELKNGVLYRGKGCSSCLNSGYKGRTGLYELLTMNDEIKRAILQGADANRIKELAVKNGLSTLQEYGKFKVIEGVTTPEEVLRVS; the protein is encoded by the coding sequence ATGAGAAAGAGTTTAGGTCAAATTTTATTAGAAGATGGGATCCTGACTTTAAAGGATCTCGAAGATATTTCCAAACAACAGGAAAAAACGAATCTTCCGATCACTCATATCATACAGAAAAAAGGCCTCGCTTCTGAAACTGATATTCTAAAGGCACTATCGAAACTCCACCGAATTGAGTTTATCGACAAACTTGAGTTTGTTGCCAATGAAGATGTTTTTGGGAAAATTCCTCTAAAACTCGTCCAACGTTCTAAAATTGTTCCAGTCTCAGTTAAAGGCAAAAAAGTAGTCGTTGCCACTTCTGACCCAACGGATCTCCATCCTATGGATGATATGCGTTCCTTTCTAAAAGGATTTGAGATCCAGTTTGTTCTCGCTACAGAAAACGAGATCATGAGGATCATCCACTCCCAGTTCGATAAAACCACTGCCGAAGCCAAAGAAATGATGGATGAGATGGATGGGAGTTTTGGTGATCTATCCGATGCCTTTGAATCCGATGCACTCGATCTTTCCAACGAAGCTCCCATCATTAAGATGGTGAATGTGATTTTATCGCAAGCCGTCTCCGAAAGAGCTTCGGATATCCACGTAGAACCATTTGAAAAATCCGTGGTGGTTCGCTATCGTGTGGATGGTGTTTTACAGAAAGTATTAAGTCCACCTAAGTCATACTTAGCGGGAATCTCAACTCGTATCAAAATCATGTCCAATTTGAATATTGCGGAGAACCGTTTGCCACAAGATGGTAGGATCAAACTTCGGTTAGCTGGAAAAGATGTGGACGTTCGGGTTTCTATCATCCCTTGTCAATTCGGAGAACGGATTGTAATGCGGATTTTAAATAAAACGGATCAAAAGTATTCAATCGAGACGATGGGTTTCAATAAAGAAATTCTCAACGATTTTAAAGAACTCATTTATAGACCCTATGGGATTATTCTGGTAACAGGTCCTACTGGATCTGGTAAATCGACAACTCTCTATTCCGCACTTTCAGAAATCAATACGGAAGAACGTAATATCATCACTTGTGAAGATCCCGTGGAATACCAAATGGATGGGATTTCCCAAATGCAGATGAATGATAAAATTGGTCTCACTTTCGCTGCAGGCCTTCGTTCTATTCTTCGTCAAGATCCGGATGTGGTTATGGTGGGGGAGATTCGAGATGAAGAAACGGCAAGGATTGCGATTCAAGCCTCTCTCACTGGTCACTTGGTTTTTTCCACTCTACATACTAACGACGCCTCCGCTGCTGTCACAAGGCTTGTGGATATGGGAATTGAACCATATTTGATCACAAGTTCCGTACTTGGGTTTATGGCGCAAAGGCTTGTCCGGGTAATTTGTAAAGATTGTAAAACATCATACAAACCTACTGACAAGGATTTGGCAGGTCTTGGAATCCAGAGAAAAGAATTAAAAAATGGAGTCCTCTACCGCGGGAAAGGTTGTTCTTCCTGTCTAAACTCTGGATACAAAGGCAGAACTGGTTTGTATGAACTTCTCACCATGAATGATGAAATCAAACGTGCCATTTTACAAGGTGCCGATGCCAACAGGATCAAAGAACTTGCTGTGAAAAACGGACTTTCCACTCTCCAAGAATACGGCAAATTCAAGGTGATCGAAGGTGTTACCACTCCAGAAGAAGTCCTTCGGGTATCCTAA
- a CDS encoding prepilin-type N-terminal cleavage/methylation domain-containing protein, which translates to MITRQLSDKIPVLKTKRKLRDGLTLIEIVVVISILGLIMVIVGGTLRNLIVPSTEDIAVKLQESFKFGYNKAQLTNQAVLFQYDFEKREYQFFLLKREEGGLEEEPILKKNTLPFYSKIVSVRDLGGKPRSEGKIRIVFTPQGTTTDLFLYVGSDTEIKRTIQIYRYGGKIKIHKTEYFPEPEPASIQKVSYGLDERDEQVDSNAKTQPK; encoded by the coding sequence ATGATTACCCGGCAGCTTTCCGATAAAATACCGGTTCTGAAAACCAAACGAAAATTACGCGATGGTCTCACCTTAATTGAGATCGTCGTTGTGATCTCCATCCTTGGTCTTATCATGGTGATTGTTGGGGGAACTCTTCGTAACCTCATTGTTCCTTCTACGGAAGATATCGCTGTTAAATTACAGGAATCTTTTAAGTTCGGATACAACAAAGCTCAACTCACGAATCAAGCTGTTTTATTTCAATATGACTTCGAAAAAAGAGAATATCAGTTTTTCCTTTTAAAAAGAGAAGAGGGTGGACTCGAAGAAGAACCCATTCTAAAAAAAAATACTCTTCCGTTTTATTCGAAAATTGTCAGCGTACGTGACTTAGGTGGAAAACCAAGGTCGGAAGGAAAAATCCGTATCGTTTTTACTCCGCAAGGTACAACAACAGACTTATTTTTATACGTGGGTTCCGATACCGAAATTAAGAGGACCATTCAAATCTACCGTTATGGTGGAAAAATCAAAATTCATAAAACTGAATACTTTCCAGAACCAGAACCGGCATCTATACAAAAGGTTTCTTATGGACTGGACGAACGGGATGAACAGGTGGACTCCAATGCGAAAACCCAACCTAAGTAA
- a CDS encoding type II secretion system-associated lipoprotein gives MPLVLLLAFSHCSQRLIKKERLREINEFYDGKTYALQEEIKFSQTEVWKKGTLVKIYIESTPSLLKLKVYPIADSRESSVGKLAAYIINDDVKKKQYDLEDIEEWVGKKFTLVEANVKKKK, from the coding sequence ATTCCCCTCGTTCTTCTCCTTGCGTTCAGTCACTGTTCTCAACGGTTGATCAAAAAAGAAAGATTAAGGGAAATCAATGAATTCTATGATGGAAAGACATATGCCTTACAAGAGGAAATCAAATTCTCTCAGACAGAAGTTTGGAAGAAAGGAACCTTAGTTAAGATCTATATCGAGTCCACTCCTTCTCTGTTAAAGTTGAAGGTTTATCCCATTGCTGATTCGAGAGAGTCTTCTGTGGGAAAATTGGCAGCCTACATCATCAATGATGATGTGAAGAAAAAGCAATATGATTTGGAAGATATCGAAGAGTGGGTTGGTAAAAAATTCACTCTAGTCGAAGCCAATGTCAAAAAAAAGAAATAA
- a CDS encoding type II secretion system protein GspJ — MRYRRGFTLVEISIVVMIMAVIFTGIFSVFYTANKISKKGASNKGANRKDILYAMENIRGTLARTYFIDNQKRILFVGKQEGVTGARNDRVVFATANPNSEEEGQASVREVSFFLRKMPNPKMDGLSYLIRREDEMIDTFPTQGGVEHVLLENVKSFQMKFSERGDKWVDDWNSRTTKKIPRLIRFEIISLVGNAFVKYESLAHPVILYK; from the coding sequence GTGAGATACAGACGTGGTTTTACTCTGGTGGAGATCTCCATCGTTGTGATGATTATGGCTGTAATCTTTACTGGAATTTTTTCTGTATTTTATACAGCGAATAAAATTTCGAAAAAAGGCGCCTCGAACAAAGGTGCAAATCGAAAAGATATTCTTTATGCGATGGAAAACATACGAGGGACTCTTGCTCGTACTTATTTTATAGATAACCAAAAAAGAATTTTGTTTGTTGGTAAACAAGAAGGTGTGACTGGGGCAAGAAACGACCGCGTTGTTTTTGCTACTGCCAATCCAAATTCTGAAGAGGAAGGACAAGCTTCCGTAAGAGAAGTTTCTTTTTTTTTGAGAAAGATGCCAAACCCTAAAATGGATGGTTTGTCCTATCTGATTCGTCGGGAAGATGAAATGATTGACACCTTCCCAACTCAAGGTGGCGTCGAACATGTATTACTCGAAAACGTAAAAAGTTTCCAAATGAAATTTTCGGAACGCGGAGACAAATGGGTTGATGATTGGAATTCCCGTACCACCAAAAAAATTCCAAGACTGATTCGGTTTGAAATTATATCACTAGTGGGGAATGCCTTTGTTAAATATGAATCGCTTGCGCATCCGGTTATCCTCTACAAATAA